Genomic DNA from Phreatobacter oligotrophus:
CAGCTGGTGACGCGGAGCGTCAACGGCCATCTCGGCGGCTCCATCGACTATGCCTGGGAGCCTGATGGCCTTGTCGTGACCCTGATGGTCACCGCTTCGAAACTGGCGAATTAGACGGCTCTCATTCCCGAAGATGTGAACGTTCCTACGTATTATTTTACCGCTATGCGACAAACTGCCATCTGATCAACGAATATCTCATCGCGTAGATGGTGCACACGCCTTGATCGGCTGATTTGCTTCAGTGTCGTCATCGCTTCGTGCATCAATAAATCCTTTACGTTTGGTTTTATTTTTGCGGGCGAGGCGCATGCCGGTTTTTTAAGGCCTCGCTTGAGCAGTGGAGACTACGACCTAGCGATTTAAAGCCTTTGATATATTGCGCATGGTTCATGCGCATGGAGGCGCGGGCCCCTCTGGCGAGATCATCCGGCGATCTCGCGATGTCGCGACCTGACGACCTTTCTGCGCCGGTCCGATTGGCAAGACCATGACTGACCGAACTCGTTCTGACGCCCCGCGTGAGCCTGACGTGCCCGCTGGGAGCTCCCTGGCCCGTGAACCGGCAAGGGGCCGTGTGCCGCATCGGCCACCGCCCCCTGGTCATCGCCGCGCCTGACCCGCTTCCCTCACCCCGACCTTCCCGATCGCCCCCGCACCGCGGCGGGCGCCTCTCACCGTTTGCAAAGCCATGACCCGTCTGTTCCTTCGACCTGCCGCAGCCTCGCTGCTCATCGCCCTGTCCGTCATCCCCACGGGCCGCGCCGCAGCCCTTGAGTCATCTACGGCCCTCCGGCCCGTGCCCCTGTCCATCGATGAACGGGCGGTGCGCGCCGCCGGCATCCAGTTGAGCCCCATCCAGCCGGAATCCGGGGCCACCGACCTGTCGTTCCCCGGCATGGTGGCCGTTCCGCCCCAGCAGATCCGGGTGGTCGCCGCCCCCGCCGCGGGCCTCGTCGAAACCGTGCTCGTGGCCCCGGACGAGGCCGTGCGAAAGGGCCAGGTCATCGCCACCATGCGCTCGCCCGAGCTGATCGAGGCGCAGCGCGGTTTCCTCACCGCCATTGCCGACGAGAGCCTCGCCCAGGACCGGCTGCGCCGCTCCCGCTCGCTCCATGAAAGCCGGGTGATCCCCGAGCGCGACCTGCGCGTCGCCGAGACCGAGGCGACGAATGCCGCTGCGAAGCTCGACGAGCAGATCCAGCTGCTGAAGCTCATCGGCATGGCGGATGAGGGCGTCGAGACGCTGCGGCGGACGCGCCGGCTGATGGCCTCCCTGGAGATGCGCGCGCCGATGGACGGCGTCGTGACCATTCGTCACGCCAGCGCCGGCGAGCGTGTCGTCGCGTCGTCGCCGATCTTCACTATTGCCGACCTCAGCCCGCTCTGGGTCAATATCCAGGTACCGGCGACGCGCCTCGGCGCCTTGCAGGTCGGCTCCCGCGTCATCCTGCCGACCCAAGGGGCGCAGGGCCGCGTCATCCGCATCGGCCGGACCGTCGATGCCGCGACCCAGTCGGTCGCGGTGGTTGCCGAGGTCGACACCAATGGCGGCAGCGTGAGGCCTGGCCTCGCCGTGAACGTCTCCGTCCGTGTGGAGCAGAGCGGGCTGGCCCAGTGGCTGGCGCCGCCCTCAGGCGTGGTGCGCCATCGCGACCGGACCTGGGTCTTCACCCGCAATGCCAGCGGCTTCCTCGCCGTGCCGGTGCAGGTCGTCGCCGAGACGGCGCGCGGCGTGGCGTTCCGCGCCGACCTTCCGCCGGGCACCGAGATCGCCACCCGCGGCCTC
This window encodes:
- a CDS encoding efflux RND transporter periplasmic adaptor subunit; protein product: MTRLFLRPAAASLLIALSVIPTGRAAALESSTALRPVPLSIDERAVRAAGIQLSPIQPESGATDLSFPGMVAVPPQQIRVVAAPAAGLVETVLVAPDEAVRKGQVIATMRSPELIEAQRGFLTAIADESLAQDRLRRSRSLHESRVIPERDLRVAETEATNAAAKLDEQIQLLKLIGMADEGVETLRRTRRLMASLEMRAPMDGVVTIRHASAGERVVASSPIFTIADLSPLWVNIQVPATRLGALQVGSRVILPTQGAQGRVIRIGRTVDAATQSVAVVAEVDTNGGSVRPGLAVNVSVRVEQSGLAQWLAPPSGVVRHRDRTWVFTRNASGFLAVPVQVVAETARGVAFRADLPPGTEIATRGLLALVAELSETGEE